TCGACCATGCGGACGATTCGAGCGATGGTCGAGTCTGCAGCCTCGCTCTCGACGTCGACCTCGAGGTAGCCCGATTCCGGAATCGTCCCGGCGTAGACCTCGTCGCCTGCGGCCTTGTCTTCGGGGACGCTCTCGCCCGTAATCGGCGACTGGTCGACCGCGCTTTCTCCCTTGAGGACGGTCCCGTCGGCGGGAATCTTCTCCCCCGGCCGGACGACGACCGTGTCGCCGATCTCGAGGTCGTCCGCGGGAATCGTCTCCTCGCTCCCGTCCGCGCGTTTGACGGTCGCGGTATCGGGTGAGAGGTCCATGAGTTCGCGCAGGGAGTCCCGCGCACGATCCATCGAGAACTGCTCTAAGAGTTCGGCAACGCTGAAGAGGACGGCGAGGATCGCCCCCTCGAAGGGGTGGTGTGCGGCGACGCTCGCGACGATGCCGAGGCTCATCAGAAAGTCGATGTCGAGACTCCGGTTGCGCAGCGAGTAGTAGCCGTTTCGCAGGATCGGCGTCCCGGCGACGACGACGGCCGCGATGAACAGGAGATGCGAGAGGTCGTAGACCCGGTCGATGGGCCCCACGGCGAGCGTCCCAAACGCTGGATCGACGGCCGGGAACACGAACTCGAGGGCCATCCCGACGACGACGAGGAGGCCACCGAGTGCGGTGCCGAGAGCGCGGCGGCTCTTCCAGACGGCCGCGCGCTCGCCGAGTGCGCTCTCGTCGTCACCGACCAGCGTTGCCTCGTAGCCGGCGGATTCGACTGCCGCTGTCACGGTGTCGCGGTCGGCATCCGTCGTCGATACTGTGACTCGGCCCGATGCCGGTTGGGTCTCGACCGCACCGACGCCCTCGGTGTCGGCGAGTGCGTTCTCGACCTTGCTCGCACAGGAGGCACAGTCCATGCCAGGGACCGACAGTGTCAGCTCCGTAGCGGCCGATTCAACCGCGTATCCGGCCGCCTCGACCCGTTCGCGAATTGCGCGCTCGCTCGTCACACTCGAGTTGTACGTCACGAGAAGTCGCCCGCTGGTCACTCGCGGGTCGATCTCGTCGATGCCCTCGAGGCGTTCGACGCTGTTCGTCACTTTTCCCGCACAGGTCGGACAATCCATCTCGGGCACCCGCAGGTCGAGCGTGCGACTCGAGTCCGGCGGCGTCTCAGGTGTGGACTCGCTCATCACACTGCTGTAGGGAACGGCCCCGGATACAGATTATTTGGCGTGCGCCAACTCGAGCGTTGGCGCGGGCTGACCCATACGCGCGTTACAATCGCGCTGGGGACTGCTCGAGCGTGGCCATCTCGTCGGCGAACGACGTCGCGAGCGCCGCTTCAGCGCGTCGGAGTCGGTAGGACAGCGTCGACCGAGGAATCTCGAGTTCGGTCGCGAGGTCCGACAGTTCGATCTGGCGCGGTGTCTCGTAGTAGCCGGACTCGACGGCGGCTTGCAGGGCCGCGCGCTGTTCGCGCGGGAGATCGGCTGGTTCGCCCTCCCCGCCGCTGTGGTCGGGGTCAACATCGGTCAACCGGAGCATCTCCATGCCGGTACACTCGCCGACCTCGTCACCGAGCGCGTCGAAGAAGTCGTGAATGGGCGCGTCGCTTCCCAGCACGATCCGCCAGCGGTAGCGCCGCCCCTCGCGATACGTCTCGAACAGCAATCCCTCGCCTAAGTGCTCGAGGGCGACGTGGGGAACCGACGTACAGACCTCGGTGCGCTCCCAGTACGTGTAGACAACGAGCGTGTCGCTCGAGCGGTCTAACACCTGGACCTCACACTCTGCGCCGCAGTCGTCTTTGACCAGGCAGTCGGCGAAGTAGTCAGCTGTTTCGTAGGCCTGCTCGAGTGCCTCGAGTGCTTCTTCGGGGCCGCTCGCGTGGTCGACCCGCCAGAGGCTATCGGCGCTGACGTGACACGACAGCGACCGGACCGACGCGTCGGGGTGGTCAGCGAGCACGTCGGCCACCGGGTTCGTCCCCGGTTCGTACTCGAGGGCGAAGACGAATTCTCTCATAGCTAGTGGGAGGGGCTGGGCGACCAAAGGGTTTCTCGCTGGCGACCGTAGCAGCCGTATGATTGCGCTGTGGACAGTGCGCTCGGCCGCCGGTCGTCACCTGAGAGCGTTCTGGTCGTTCTATCGTGCCTATACGAAAACCGCAAGTCATACGGCCGCGACGGCTGCACTTGCCATCTTCGGCTTACTGATCTTCGTCGATCCGTGGTTTGCTGCGCTGGCGATTGCGAGTTACGTCCTCCCACCACTCGTTCTCTACACACGCCGGTCGACACAGACTGCTGTGACTGCGTCGAATCAGAATGAGACATCCTTGAGTCGGTCGCGTGAAACTGACGGATCGTCACCGAATGCACACCCACAGTCACAGTCGCAGGAGCAGTCACAGCCACTCGAGTCATCGGTTGCCGAATCGGGACTAGACAGAAGCCGACAGAACGGCACGGAGACGG
The Natronolimnobius baerhuensis DNA segment above includes these coding regions:
- a CDS encoding helix-turn-helix domain-containing protein, encoding MREFVFALEYEPGTNPVADVLADHPDASVRSLSCHVSADSLWRVDHASGPEEALEALEQAYETADYFADCLVKDDCGAECEVQVLDRSSDTLVVYTYWERTEVCTSVPHVALEHLGEGLLFETYREGRRYRWRIVLGSDAPIHDFFDALGDEVGECTGMEMLRLTDVDPDHSGGEGEPADLPREQRAALQAAVESGYYETPRQIELSDLATELEIPRSTLSYRLRRAEAALATSFADEMATLEQSPARL